The DNA window AAGTGCAAGCCCTCTCACCCCCCTGGGGAggcagaatattattttaaaatacaatgtggtggggtgtctggctggctcagtcactagagcAAGCAacccttaatctcagggtcatgagttcaagccccacagtgggtgtagagcttacttaaaataaaatataaaaaggggcgcctgggtggctcggatggttaagcgtctgccttcagctcaggtcatgatcccagggtcctgggattgagccccgcatcgggctccttgctcagcggggagcctgcttctccctctccttctactgctccccctgcttgtgctctctcactctgtcaaataaataaataaaatcttaaaaaaaaaaatataaagaaagaaagaaatgcagtctGAGCACACTATGCCTATTTAGGGTTTATAGATCATAGGCATGGCCTTTAAGGCCCTGCATGACTGATTCCTGACCAGGAGAGCTGCTGTTTAGATTTGCCCTGCCTGATCAATTCAGCAGAACAGAGGCAGGACTCATGAGCTATGGGACTTGATGCCAAAGGGCCATGTCCTAGGAGGTTGGCCCAGCCAACTGATTGATCACCATGCCTATAGTCACCATATAGGGGATGCCTGCTGATTCTTATGGTGTCTGATACATCACTTTCTCCAAGAATTAGAAGAGTAGAGGGCATTTGTTAATTTCACTCTTGGCAACCATCATGGATGGGGAAGCTGACCCATAGAGCCTCAGAAGGGGGGTTGTCTTTCGGGTAGAGACCAAGACCAGGGCCAAGATAGAAGGTCAAATAAATCACACCTCCAAGTTAGAAGCGTAGGCTCAGGCTTAGCCCAGGTTTatttcccaaactgaaaacaagatGCAGTGATTAAAGGAGATAAGATCTGGCTATTCCGTTCTCATTGTGGCTTTTAGGCAGCTGTGCAAGATGGTTCGGGTGCAGGGACCTGACCTGGGGAGCACAGGTGCAGTGGGACTGAACAAGCAAATCACTACTGCCCTCTGAGCCTGCCTCCCATGGGACAGTGGAAATGAAGGTGCTTTCTGAACTGCCACGGTCAAGCACAGGGACTGGGCTTCCCGGCTCACTGGATCATGGCCAGCACCAGAGGCATCAGCTTCTGCTTTATGGTGGGGTCTGCAGGTGGAGAGTCCTTGGCCTTCAGGATGACCTCATGGGCCTCCCGGAAGAGATCCTCCCCCACTGCTGCCTCCACACGCTGGCGCCATGCAGCCAGCCTGGGTCGACCTTCAAAGACTTGGCAGCCAGCACCCACAGGctgcagggagaaagagaacaggatGAGGGTGGATGGGTAAGGTCAAGGGTGGCCGCATCTGCCTGGTGCGGGGGCCCCAGAGCTCCAGAAGAGGCTTCCGCACATAAGCCTGGCACATGGCCAGGTGGGGGGGGGCAACATAAGCCCAGGgccctccctgcctggcaggcCACCCTATCCATAACACTCACATGCATCAGCTCTGTGATGGCTACCAGATCAGCCAGCGAGATGTGGGGCCCGGTGAGAAAGGTCTTGTTCTGGAGGAACCTGTCCTCAAGCAACTGCACGGTCACATCCAATTCAGCCAGCGTGGCTTCCAACATCTCAGGAGATACTGGCTCACCCAGGAAAATAGGGAACATcacctgggaggtggggaggcaagGTAGAGGGTTAGGGGCCAGCCCAGCCTCAGGGGCAGGAAGGCAAGTGGGCCTCCCCCGCCCCAGTTTGAGCTGCTTTCTGGTTCCATGCACCTTTCTCCTAAGGCTGGACTAGGCCTTCAGGGCAATTCCCAAAGGACCACCTCTCCCAAAAATATTCCTGCTTCCGTGTTCTCTGATGGCTGAGCCTCAGGGGCATCTGACAGAAGGACTCAAACCCCTTTGAGAATGACTGGGGGGGGACTTGAACCATGAGTTTTATACTTTGGAAGTATAAATCTAGCCTAGGGACAGTCTATGTTATAACCTCTTTCCCCCTGAACGTAAAGTCAGTACCTCTTACTGTATAATTAGGAAGATGAGCTTGTAAGTTTTCCACTCTGCCACTTACAAAGCGTGTGACCTAAAGCAAAATACCCAAACcccctgagcctcaatttcctcacctataatATAGGAATAatagtacagggcgcctgggtggctcagttggttgagcgactgccttcggctcaggtcatgatcctggagtccgaggatcgagtcccacgtcgggctccctgctccgcggggagcctgcttctccctctgatcctctcccctcccatgtgctctgtctctcatactctctcaaataaataaataaaatctttaaaaaaaaaaaaggaatagtggTACATGACTCCTCTTGTAAATGGAAAAGTGgggcccagagagagagggacagtcaGTTGCCTGAGACGGCAGAGCCAAGAAAAGACTAAGCCAAGAGTAGAAGGGACATTGTCTGGCAATGAGCTACCAGGAACTAAGGAGGAGGGCCAGGAAAGAGCGGTGTCCAGGATTCTGGGAGGAAGGTGTTTTAGGGGGAAGCCATCAACAGCCTCATGGGTTGGCAGAGCTGTCGGGAGATACAGTGGATGGGGAGTGAGGGGGGAATGCTTCATGCTGTGTTTGGTAAAAGTTGCTTGGGGGAGCCTGGGATTTAGGTAAACAGGACGAGATTGTACCCGAGCCCTGgctttgggcttcagtttcctcctccataCAAGGTAGACAGAATCAGCAGTCGCCCACTGGCACCCTGGAGGCCAGCCCTAAGCTTATGACATTGCTTTGGCTatagagggcttttttttttttaagattttatttatttatttgacagagagagacacagcgagagagggaacacaagcagggagagagggagagggagaagcaggcttcctgccgagcagggagcgcgatgcggggctcgatcccgggaccctgggatcatgacctgagccgaaggcagggccttaacaactgagccacccaggcgccccctggctgtagagttttttaaaaatatggatcaggggcgcctgggtggctcagtcagttaaatgtccagctcttgatttcagctcaggtcatgatctcaggatcatgggactgagccccacgttgggctccatgctaggcatggagcctgcttaagattctctatctctctgtccctcccctccccactctctctctctaaaataataataataataaaaataaaaatatagatcagttgctgacatttaaaaatggggGCATTTCATACAGGAGTCCAGATTTccggcttctttttctttttttaagattttatttatttatttgagagagagagacagagagcaagcacaagtgggtggaggcacagagggagagagagtagactccctgctgtgcagggagcccaacgtggggctcagtcctgggaccctgggatcatgacctgagccgaaggcagccgcttaacggacaGCCACTCGTGTGCCCCTCCAGCTTCTTTTTCATGTAAAGGGTGCTGGCCACAGGGTATCCCTGCTCAGTGTCTAAGGCTGATGTTGGGGAGAAGCCACTCCTTCAGGAGGGCACAATGGGCTCTCACTCCGCACAACCGACCTAGCCCTCCGCCCTCATTTTTTATCGACCTCGCCCCTGCAATAGATTGTCTACATCTCCCTTCTGTTCTGCTTTGGTTGATCCAAAATtcttagggttttattttttttttaaggttttatttatttatttatttatttatttgacacagagagacactgcgagagagggaacacaagcagggggagtgggagagggagaagcaggcttcccgtggagcacagagcccgatgcagggctcgatcccaggtccctgggatcatgacctgagccgaaggcagatgcttaatgactgagccacccaggcgccccaattcttaAGGTTTTAAAGAGTGGTTTTGTtcctctttaaatataaaaagtcatAATAGGGTAATAAAtacattctgatttatttatataatgaatTACTATAGAGTCgttaaaatggataaattagatCCACCAATGGCAATACAGAAAAAGGCACATTGCAGAGTGATATGAgagcatttatataaaattttaaaacactcaaAGCAAAACTTTATTTTGCTTATGATGACACCTAAGTGTAATAATGCATAAAATCGTGAACTGGAAGACTCCCACCAGATCCCAGAGCAGAATGGCCACTCAGGAAGGAATGAGGACAACGAAGAGGTCTTTTGAATTTTTgtcctgtttctgttttatataaGAAATGACAGGACACAGAGAAATAAAGCCCATGGCCCACAATTAGccatacactttaaaaaataaggctacctctctctctctgtcaaataaatcaataaaatctttaaaaaaaaaacgaatccCACTTCTGATAAGGACATCAACGTCACAAAAACCATAGCTCCCATCATAACAATGGTGGAAAGAACATAATCTTATCTTTCTTTAAAGCCATCAAGGAGttatagaacttttaaaaataaagaaataaaagaaaggacaaaaaacaaaaaagaagaagggcaGAAACCTATGATGTCTGATATGGTAGCCGCTAGTGGCTAGCTCTTGAAATGTGGTCGGTCCTAACTGAGTTGTGCCGCACATgcaaaatacacaccagattccGAAGACACAGTATgagaaaagaatgcaaaatagtgCATTAATGATTTTTCTACTGATTACAtgttactataatttttttaatttttaattatggtaaCAGACACGTAGCATAAAATTTCCcatctaaccatttttaagtgtacagttccaTGGCACTAAGCACATTCACACCAGAAGCATGTACAACTATCACCTCAGACATCGTAGAGGGAAAGCAAGAGGGGACTAAGCTCCTGTGAAAGTCACCGGTCTGAGACAAGGGTTAAAAGTTTCCATAAGCTTGGAGACAAATATCTCCTTCTGggaaagagaatgaatgagagaTAAGAGCCGTGAGGGAGTAATGGTTGCCTGGGCAAAATTAGAAGTAACAATTTAAAGCCTGCTTGCCCAAGCATTTCTGTTTTCCAGGAGCCCTAGAAGAATGTCGACCATGAAGAAAAGCATCTTGTGATTGTCTTGTGTCCACTAAAAAGTGACGcccacaaaaaaaataataaataaataaaaagtgacgCCCACAAGATAATGACCGTGGGACTGAAGGACGCTTCCCCATTCCCAGCCCCTCACCCTTTGGAAAAGTGCCTTTATAAGCCTCGCAACGCTACCGAGGCGGGTAGCGACATTCCTCTGTCTTGTCGGCCCCCTTTTATACAAGCTATCTCTAATAAACTccacctgttttctttctctcaagttcAGTGTTCATTTCTATGACATTGAGACTCAGGAACCTAGACTCGGGGGTTAGGTAACACCACCAACCATCTCCAGAACTCACTcgtcatcccaaactgaaactgtcCCCATTAACCAAAACTTCCCataccctcctccccccagcccctgacagccATGCTTCtacttttttgtctttatgaaCAGAACTACTCTAAGGATctcatataactggaatcatacaTGGCTGGCTCAGACAGAAGAGcatatgacctttttttttaagattttttttttttttaatttgacacagagagagaaatagagagacagtgcacaagcagggcgagtggaaatcagagggagaggcag is part of the Zalophus californianus isolate mZalCal1 chromosome 14, mZalCal1.pri.v2, whole genome shotgun sequence genome and encodes:
- the LOC113913186 gene encoding glutathione S-transferase theta-1 isoform X1; amino-acid sequence: MGLELYLDLLSQPCRAVYIFAKKNRIPFELRPVDLLKGQHLSDAFAQVNPLKKVPALKDGNFTLAESVAILLYLTRKYKVPDHWYPQDVQACALVDEYLAWQHTALRRSCLRALWHKVMFPIFLGEPVSPEMLEATLAELDVTVQLLEDRFLQNKTFLTGPHISLADLVAITELMHPVGAGCQVFEGRPRLAAWRQRVEAAVGEDLFREAHEVILKAKDSPPADPTIKQKLMPLVLAMIQ
- the LOC113913186 gene encoding glutathione S-transferase theta-1 isoform X2, with protein sequence MFPIFLGEPVSPEMLEATLAELDVTVQLLEDRFLQNKTFLTGPHISLADLVAITELMHPVGAGCQVFEGRPRLAAWRQRVEAAVGEDLFREAHEVILKAKDSPPADPTIKQKLMPLVLAMIQ